The proteins below come from a single Drosophila kikkawai strain 14028-0561.14 chromosome 3R, DkikHiC1v2, whole genome shotgun sequence genomic window:
- the LOC108077590 gene encoding von Willebrand factor A domain-containing protein DDB_G0285975-like produces MLASKYLILIAALSCCLSGVLAVTCEADPTAADCIDCSTDTTDSVECTTTTTTTTTTVAPTSTSTTVAPVAAATTKKGNQKIVRVKNMNFKVTRKIKVNRSG; encoded by the coding sequence ATGCTGGCATCCAAGTATCTGATCCTGATCGCGGCCCTTTCCTGCTGCCTGAGTGGCGTCCTTGCTGTGACCTGCGAAGCCGACCCCACGGCCGCCGATTGCATCGACTGCTCCACTGACACCACCGATTCTGTAGAATGCACCACCACGACCACAACGACGACTACGACAGTGGCTCCTACCAGTACCTCCACCACAGTGgcacctgttgctgctgccaccaCAAAGAAAGGCAATCAGAAGATAGTTCGGGTTAAGAACATGAACTTCAAGGTTACGCGGAAGATTAAGGTCAACAGATCGGgctaa
- the LOC108077684 gene encoding uncharacterized protein isoform X2: MQQNTERDTFAQSSEERISTMVSPKCILLFLALYYFLDGVSAVTCDVEPANTSCIDCRIYPTHIECLSKLFAPVTTAAPLTVATTKRSRSRIGRIRGFFGNFITRMRNKSWF; the protein is encoded by the exons atGCAACAAAACACTGAGCGAG ACACATTTGCTCAGTCTTCTGAGGAGCGAATATCCACAATGGTGTCTCCGAAATGTATTCTTCTATTCCTGGCCTTATATTACTTCCTGGATGGCGTTTCAGCGGTTACCTGCGATGTGGAACCCGCAAATACCTCCTGCATCGATTGCCGAATATATCCTACGCATATTGAGTGTTTGTCCAAGCTTTTCGCCCCAGTAACAACTGCTGCTCCTCTGACTGTGGCTACAACCAAGAGATCACGATCACGCATTGGCCGCATTCGCGGCTTTTTCGGCAACTTCATTACGCGAATGAGGAATAAAAGTTGGTTTTAA
- the LOC108077684 gene encoding uncharacterized protein isoform X1 gives MQQNTERVYDLDTFAQSSEERISTMVSPKCILLFLALYYFLDGVSAVTCDVEPANTSCIDCRIYPTHIECLSKLFAPVTTAAPLTVATTKRSRSRIGRIRGFFGNFITRMRNKSWF, from the exons atGCAACAAAACACTGAGCGAG TTTATGATTTAGACACATTTGCTCAGTCTTCTGAGGAGCGAATATCCACAATGGTGTCTCCGAAATGTATTCTTCTATTCCTGGCCTTATATTACTTCCTGGATGGCGTTTCAGCGGTTACCTGCGATGTGGAACCCGCAAATACCTCCTGCATCGATTGCCGAATATATCCTACGCATATTGAGTGTTTGTCCAAGCTTTTCGCCCCAGTAACAACTGCTGCTCCTCTGACTGTGGCTACAACCAAGAGATCACGATCACGCATTGGCCGCATTCGCGGCTTTTTCGGCAACTTCATTACGCGAATGAGGAATAAAAGTTGGTTTTAA